In one window of Echeneis naucrates chromosome 17, fEcheNa1.1, whole genome shotgun sequence DNA:
- the fuz gene encoding protein fuzzy homolog, whose translation MLQEGSTQLLCLTASSGVPLFTRGASRQLPFSVIGSLNGVHMFGGGQGAVLSSCETDGGGNVVWRVFRDSVMLIAVSGGGPQGSREEKVRLQRLLENVWNCMVLVLGQDELANMRNVERLKRDLRSCFGLIDQLLEERQEGILGSLTHCADSLLPPNPAVLQEAVDAFAQAADSEFGCLIVHGRIAAATEKWWRLAPQEVVLLSALTRALSASGSASCDYPVFLPHGSPTVAHRLLRFQLLPGADVCVLCGPTPTLHQAESGLVGRFWMPLVETLRDCLAVGERCLPISVSLRPDVLALLLINRETRRSVSCVRTPTNYLPSEPPLPSKAQCWELLKLFYIFSTTHYFSQEETLCVSPEERAQRSNTEDFVLGFTHQPLQCYLVTDKCKSFGLQTPQHQLFLLVTSSCPTFALRTVATQTLSDIVTATRF comes from the coding sequence ATGCTCCAGGAGGGGTCAACACAGCTCCTCTGCCTCACAGCCAGCAGCGGGGTTCCGCTTTTCACAAGGGGCGCCTCCAGACAGCTGCCCTTCTCCGTCATCGGCTCCCTGAACGGGGTTCACATGTTTGGGGGAGGCCAGGGAGCGGTGCTGTCCAGCTGTGAGACCGATGGTGGGGGCAACGTGGTGTGGAGAGTCTTCCGGGACAGTGTGATGCTCATCGCCGTGAGTGGAGGAGGCCCGcagggaagcagagaggagaaggtTCGTCTACAACGCCTCCTGGAGAATGTGTGGAACTGCATGGTGCTGGTTTTGGGGCAGGATGAACTGGCCAACATGAGGAATGTCGAGAGACTGAAGAGGGACTTGCGGTCCTGCTTCGGCCTCATTGATCAGCTGTTGGAGGAGAGACAAGAGGGCATCTTGGGTAGCCTGACACACTGCGCTGATTCATTGCTGCCCCCAAACCCTGCTGTTCTTCAGGAGGCTGTGGATGCCTTTGCTCAGGCTGCAGACAGTGAGTTTGGTTGCCTTATCGTCCATGGACGAATAGCAGCAGCGACTGAGAAGTGGTGGCGCCTTGCACCACAGGAAGTTGTTCTGCTCTCTGCTTTGACTCGAGCCCTGTCAGCCTCTGGATCTGCCTCTTGTGATTACCCAGTTTTCCTCCCTCATGGCAGCCCCACTGTAGCCCATCGCCTGCTCCGCTTCCAGCTGCTTCCTggagctgatgtgtgtgtgctgtgcggTCCCACACCTACCCTACACCAAGCCGAGAGTGGGCTGGTGGGCCGCTTCTGGATGCCATTGGTAGAGACCCTGAGAGACTGCTTGGCCGTTGGAGAGCGCTGTTTACCAATATCTGTATCCCTGCGTCCTGATGTCCTGGCACTTCTTCTCATCAACCGTGAAACACGTCGGTCAGTCTCCTGTGTACGGACACCAACCAATTATCTGCCCAGCGAGCCTCCCTTACCCTCCAAAGCCCAATGCTGGGAGTTGCTAAAGCTGTTTTATATCTTCAGTACAACACATTACTTCAGCCAAGAGGAGACTTTGTGTGTCTCCCCTGAGGAGAGAGCTCAGAGAAGTAACACTGAAGATTTTGTCCTTGGTTTCACACACCAGCCACTACAGTGCTACCTTGTTACAGATAAATGCAAAAGTTTTGGACTTCAAACACCTCAGCATCAGCTCTTCCTGCTTGTCACATCATCATGCCCTACATTTGCCCTGCGCACAGTGGCCACACAGACTCTATCAGATATAGTTACAGCCACTCGATTTTAA